A region from the Actinomycetota bacterium genome encodes:
- the purN gene encoding phosphoribosylglycinamide formyltransferase has protein sequence MLRVGVLASGSGTNFQALADACATGYADAEIGVVLSNRPGAGALERAERAGIEAVYVDPARAVDRESYDRLLLDHLTKFEIDLVCAAGYMRLLSPVFVSAFEERILNVHPSLLPAFPGLDAVKQAWEWGVTVTGVTVHVIDAELDHGPIVLQASVDIRPDETLADIERRIHLTEYVLYPKALKLWASGAVRIDGRRVAIDQEVEDPPWAGDVPPGLRGEHI, from the coding sequence ATGTTGCGTGTGGGCGTCCTCGCCTCGGGTTCCGGGACCAACTTCCAGGCTCTCGCCGACGCCTGCGCGACCGGTTACGCCGACGCGGAGATCGGGGTCGTCCTCAGCAACCGTCCGGGGGCGGGGGCGCTCGAACGGGCGGAGCGAGCGGGGATAGAAGCCGTGTACGTCGACCCCGCCCGAGCCGTCGACCGTGAGTCCTACGACCGGCTGCTCCTCGACCACCTGACGAAGTTCGAGATCGACCTCGTCTGTGCGGCTGGGTACATGCGGTTGCTTAGCCCGGTCTTCGTCTCCGCGTTCGAGGAGCGGATCCTGAACGTGCACCCGAGCCTCCTGCCCGCCTTCCCGGGCCTGGACGCCGTGAAGCAGGCCTGGGAGTGGGGGGTGACGGTCACCGGCGTGACCGTCCACGTGATCGACGCCGAGCTCGACCACGGACCGATCGTGCTCCAGGCGAGCGTTGACATCCGGCCCGACGAGACGCTCGCGGATATCGAGCGGCGCATACACCTGACCGAGTACGTCCTGTACCCGAAGGCGCTGAAGCTGTGGGCGTCCGGCGCCGTCAGGATCGACGGCCGTCGCGTCGCGATCGACCAGGAGGTGGAAGACCCGCCCTGGGCCGGGGACGTCCCTCCCGGACTGCGAGGAGAACACATATGA